A single Fusobacterium hominis DNA region contains:
- a CDS encoding YebC/PmpR family DNA-binding transcriptional regulator: protein MSGHSKWSNIQHRKGAQDRKRAKLFTKFGRELTIAAKEGGGDPDFNPRLRLAIEKAKAGNMPKDILERAIKKGTGELEGVEYMEIRYEGYGPAGTAFIVDVVTDNKNRSASEVRMVFTRKGGNLGTDGAVAWMFKKEGVITVKAEGLDPDEFMMAALEAGAEDVSLEDDVFEVITNYTEFQSVLENLKNAGYTYEEAEIEMNAENRMEITDLDTAKKVMALYEALEDLDDVQEVYGNFDIADDILAQLDN, encoded by the coding sequence GTGTCAGGACATAGTAAATGGTCAAATATCCAACATAGAAAAGGTGCTCAAGATAGAAAAAGAGCAAAATTATTCACAAAATTCGGAAGAGAGCTAACAATAGCTGCTAAAGAAGGTGGAGGGGACCCTGATTTTAACCCAAGATTAAGATTGGCAATTGAAAAAGCAAAAGCTGGAAATATGCCAAAAGATATACTTGAAAGAGCTATAAAAAAAGGAACTGGAGAGCTTGAAGGAGTAGAGTATATGGAAATCAGATATGAAGGGTATGGTCCTGCAGGAACTGCTTTCATAGTTGATGTTGTGACAGACAATAAAAATAGATCTGCCTCTGAAGTAAGAATGGTTTTTACTAGAAAAGGTGGAAATCTTGGAACAGATGGTGCAGTTGCTTGGATGTTTAAAAAAGAGGGAGTAATTACTGTAAAAGCAGAAGGACTTGATCCAGATGAATTTATGATGGCAGCTTTAGAAGCTGGAGCTGAAGATGTGTCTTTAGAAGACGACGTATTTGAAGTAATAACTAACTATACTGAATTCCAATCTGTACTTGAAAACTTAAAAAATGCTGGATATACATATGAAGAAGCTGAAATAGAAATGAATGCTGAAAATAGAATGGAAATAACAGATCTTGATACAGCTAAAAAAGTTATGGCTCTTTATGAAGCTCTAGAAGATTTAGATGATGTACAAGAAGTTTATGGAAACTTTGATATTGCAGATGATATTTTAGCGCAATTAGATAACTAA
- the pflA gene encoding pyruvate formate-lyase-activating protein, translating into MIGNIHSYESFGTVDGPGIRFVVFLQGCPLRCKYCHNPDTWSITDSKIQESPREVFEKVKRYKKYFGKKGGLTLTGGEPLLQLDFVLELFKLCKEENIHTALDTSGYIFNNKVKKILEYTDLILLDIKSIDEEVYKSLTGVELTNTLEFAQYLNKINKKTWIRHVVVPEITDNDNLLTRLSDYISKLNNIENIEVLPYHKLGVFKYKELGLNYVLDGIEELSKERLENAINILNR; encoded by the coding sequence ATTATTGGTAATATTCATTCATACGAAAGCTTTGGAACTGTAGATGGTCCCGGTATAAGATTTGTTGTTTTTTTACAAGGTTGTCCCTTGAGATGTAAATATTGTCATAACCCAGATACTTGGAGTATTACAGATAGTAAGATACAAGAGTCTCCACGAGAAGTTTTTGAAAAAGTAAAACGTTATAAAAAATATTTTGGAAAAAAAGGTGGACTTACACTAACAGGTGGAGAACCTTTACTTCAACTAGATTTTGTATTAGAACTTTTTAAACTTTGTAAGGAAGAAAATATTCACACTGCTCTTGATACATCAGGATACATTTTTAATAACAAAGTTAAAAAAATTTTAGAATATACAGACCTTATTTTATTAGATATCAAATCTATAGATGAAGAAGTTTATAAAAGTTTAACTGGAGTAGAGTTAACTAATACTCTTGAATTTGCACAATATTTAAATAAAATAAATAAGAAAACTTGGATTAGACATGTTGTAGTTCCTGAAATTACAGACAATGATAATCTTTTAACTAGGCTTTCTGATTATATTTCTAAATTAAATAATATAGAAAATATAGAAGTTTTACCTTATCATAAATTAGGAGTATTTAAATATAAAGAGTTAGGATTAAACTATGTTCTTGATGGAATAGAAGAATTGTCGAAAGAAAGATTAGAAAATGCTATAAATATACTAAATAGATAA